DNA from Archaeoglobus veneficus SNP6:
CATCATTAGTCAAAAACTGGTTGAAACTATTCAAAAACTACCCAAAGTTGATCTAACTTACTAATCTTAAATATCTGGTATACCGGTGGTTTACCATGACTATGCATGTTATAAGCTGTAAAATTGATGAAGACACATTTAAACGGCTCGAAGAGATGAGAAGGAAAGTAAACACGAGCAAAAGCGATTTTCTGAGGACGATCATTCAGAAGGCATTTGAAAACTATGAAAACGGAAGGCTAGCGGAAGTAAACGACGAAGACAGTAAGGCTGAGATTGCTGAAAGTTTTACATCCGTTAAACCTGTGCCTGCCATCGAAGTTAAAGAGCCTGAACATTTTATCATCAAATCGCCTAAAGACATTGAGGAAGTCAAAGATTCTGAGTCTAAGCTGGTAGAGCCAGAGAAAGTTGAGGCTTATGAGCCAGATTTCGATGAAGATTTAGAAGATTCGGAAATAGCCAGATATGAATGTGGGAATTGTGGATACAAATTTGGCGATCTGCCAACTCTCTTGTACATCGCCAGAAGGTCATAACGTGCAATTCCTAAATCTGGAAGTATCGTTAACTCCTTTGGATTAAAGTTTTTAAGGAGTTCAACGGCTTCACTAAGCCGTAAGCCGGAGTAAGCAAGAAGCTTAATCATTAGTCTCTTCTTTTCGTCTTTAACCTCTTTGAGAGCTTCGATAATTTTCTCTGTTGTCGTGAACGCTTCACTGGCTGGTCTTATTCCTGATTTAGGAATCTTTATAACGGCCTGAAAGTCAATAAGCTGACTCTTCGTCCTCTTTCCAGTTTCGATAAGGAACTTCATGAAGTCTTTGATTGCCACTTTCGAAGTCTTTGGCTCATCCTTGAAAATCTCATAAAGCTTTTGCGGAGAATTGATTTTCTTCCCTTTTAGAAGTTTATCCAGCTTTCCAGCGTACTCTTTCCAGTTTTTAAGCTTCTTCTCTTCTCTCATCCAGTGGACGAACTCATCTCTGTATCTATCGTAATCTATAATTGCCTCCGAAATTTTACCAGAAGCTGTTTCAAGCCTTTCTGGAGAAAATCCACCATCAAAAATCGAGACCCTGAATCTGGCGCCTTTTCCTGGCTCGGCAACCCCCGCTTTAAGGACAACATTCATTAATGGCTGAATATCGGCAGTTCCATGCTCAGACTCCTGTAGGAAAATCGATTTATAGTATTTATGGTTGATGGCACCAGGATGGTCTGCTGCAAGATGGAAGAATAAGGTTTATATTCAGTCAAATACCATACAGGCTTAGATGGATAATCCCGGCTACGAGCAGGTGCTCTGCGGGCCCCCTCACCTCGTCAGGCTTGCAGAGTTAATTTACCAGATGCTGGTTTCCAAGTACAGTTTAGAGGAAATAATGGCGCTGGTAGCGAAACATAGGAATAAAATGATGTTCATCGTAACGTCAAGAAGCAATCCGGGGAAAGTCAGCCTCGTAATCGACATGGAAGGCAAATATCGCTATTCTTCCGGTGGTCTTCTTTTCATTCCTGTTCCCAAAAAGTTTGCTGTTCTTGAGCCTGACAAACACTATTTCGAGCAAACTCTGAAGGCAAACATACTTCTTGCAGTCCTGGGCGTAGACGAAAAAGAGCTCCATCGCTAACATGGCTGCCATCTCGGTCCAGCGCCTTACGAAGGACTTCAACGGGTTCAGAGCAGTAGATTCCGTAAGCTTTGATGTTTTTGAAGGGGAAATTTTCGGTCTTCTCGGCCCAAATGGGGCAGGAAAAACCACAACCGTAAAGATGCTCGTTACTCTCCTCAAGCCAACATCCGGAAGGGCTACCGTTGCGGGATATGATGTTGTCAGGCAGGCAGATGAAGTGAGGAAAAGAATTGGTATCGTTTTTCAGGAGCCTACTCTCGATTTAGAGCTGACGGCAAAGGAAAACCTCGACTTCCACGGCAGACTCTACGGGATGAGTAAGGAGGAAAGGAGAAAGAGGATAAAAGAAGTTCTCGAGCTTGTTGAACTTGAGGATAGGGCTAACGTTCAGGTTAAGAAGTTTAGTGGCGGGATGCAGCGCAGACTTGAGATTGCAAGGGGCCTCATGCACGAGCCCGAGATACTCTTCCTTGACGAACCAACCCTTGGCCTCGATGCTCAAACAAGGAGGAAGATATGGGAGTACATTGAGAGTTTGAAGAGGAAAGGAGTCACGGTAGTGCTCACAACACATTACATCGAGGAGGCAGAAAGACTGTGCGACAGAGTAGCCATAATCGACTCCGGGAAGATTATAGCCCTCGGTACGCCAAATGAGCTCAAGAGGTCGATAGGTGGCGACATGCTTACGTTCGAGATTGAAGGGAGCGAGAAAGGTGTAAACTTCGATATCGGTATTGCAGAGAATGTCATCATTCAAAATGGCGTGGTTGAGATGACCGTTAAAAATGGAGAAGAAACTATTCCTGTTGTGATAGAGCACCTACAGCGCGAGGGTGTTAGGATAAAGTCCGTGAACCTCAGAAGGCCGACACTCGAGGACGTTTTCATCAACCTGACAGGGAGAAAGATGAGGGAAGACGGAGAAGAGTGGAAGTTCTGGCTCAGGATGAGGAGAAGATGAAAGACCTGCAGGGCGTGTACGTACTCTGGCTTAGAGATATGAAGAGATACGTCAGGGCGAGGAGCAGGTTATTTGGTTCCCTCGGAATGCCCCTTTTCTTCCTCATATCCTTCAATCTTGGTTTCAGGAGGGCACAGATTCCATCTTTGAACATATCCTACACTGATTTTCTCGCACCCGGCGTGGTGGCCATGGTCGTGCTTTTTACAAGCGTGTTCTCAGGCGTTTCAGTTGTCTGGGACAGACAGTTTGGCTTTTTGCGTGAGATAATGGTCGCTCCCATAAGCAGAACCGCCATTGCGCTCGGCAGGATTCTCGGCGGGGCAACGACGGCAGTAGTGCAGGGCTGGATAATGCTCGTCGTGAGTCTCGCGATAGGTTTCGTGCCCCACTTTGCCGGGCTGCTTCCTGCAACACTTTTCATGATGCTTACAGCCATAGCTTTTACGGGTGTGGGAGTTGCTATTTCAACGTTGATGAAGGACATCCACGGATTCCAGATAATCATCAATTTCTTCGTCTTTCCAGTTTTTCTGCTGTCTGGAGCGATCTTTCCAGTTAAAGAGTTGGGGAATGCCGCATTTCTTGCCATGATTAATCCCCTGAGCTACGGCGTTGACGGTATAAGATGGAGTCTAACAGGTTACACTGAAATGGGCCCTCTGCACGATCTATTTGCTCTCACCGCGTTTTCCATCGCCATAGTACTGCTTGCGAGCTTTCTTTTTGAGAGGACGGAGGTTTAATGGGGTTAAGCATATCACGGCTAAGTTCAAAAATATTTTATATTTGACCGACTATCACACTCTATGGTGTTGAGGAAGTTGAGACAGGAGGCCGAAATTGCTCTCAGACACCTCGAGGTTCTTCAGGCTGTGCTCGACAACCAGCCCATAGGGATTTTCAAGCTTGCAGAACTGATGGACATGCCAAAGCACAAGATTCGCTACTCACTAAGGGTTCTTGAGCAGTCCGGAATCATAGAACCCACACAGTATGGAGCAATCGTAAGGGATGATGCGGATAGGGTATTCGATAACCTGAAGAGAGAAATTAAAGAGATAAAAGAGTATGTAGATAGAATGGATGAAATAATACAAAAGCTATAAAAAATCTGTTAAAATTTAAAATTTCAACTCTATGCTAATGGTTCTTTTACTCGACAACTTCAGCAAAAGCGTACTTTCTGAGAACCTTCGTCACTCTCACAGTTACGTCGTCGCCAACCCTCGTACCGGGGACGAAGACGACGAAGCCACTAATTCTTGCTATTCCGTCTCCACCACTACCCAATGCCTCAATTTTTACCTGTCTGATATCTCCGACCTCTACGGGAGGTCTTCTTCCAAATTCTTCCAAACTTCGCACCTCCAAACTTAATTTCACTACCTCTTGTGCCCGACTATTTAATCTTTTTGGCTGAGATAACAATCTGTCATCTCTCCTTATACTGTAACCCCAACGAATTTCCGAGACCGTAGCGTAGGGTGAAAGCTCGTGGCATTTGGATATTAAAAAATAGAAATTAATAAAAATATCTTAAAAACCATCTAACTTCCCTGAACGAGCTTCTCCACATCGAGCCAGAGGATTAGCTCCACTCTGTCATTTATCCTGTCCTTTATTATGGCCTTTGCATATTCGCCAAGCTCCGTTGCATCTTCGAGCTGATCTGGCAGAACGTCGTCTACTGAAATCACCTCGTCAACCTTAATGCCGACGCTCTTGCCAACGTCAAGCACTATTATTCGCTGCTTGTCCTCGTTAACCTCCGAGGAGTCCACGTTGAGCAGAACCTTTGGGTCTATTATCGTACAAACTTCTCCCCTCAGATCCATGATTCCCTCCACATGCGGAGGAGCATTGGGTATCCGCGTAATGTTCTGCACCTTCACGACTTCCTTGACATCGTTGACGGAAATTGCAAAGTAGCCATTTCCGAGTTTAAACTTGACGACCTTATCAATCCCGGCCATGGCTGTTTTCACCCTTCAGTACTTACTCCACTTTAAAGCGCTGCACGATTTTAAGCAACCCTTCAGCCATCCTTGCAAGCTCTTCTGCTGCTCTCGTTATCTCGTCAATGCTCGAAGCCTGTTCCTCTGCTGCAGCGGCGGTGTTCTCAACTTCTCTGGCGTTCTCGAGGGCAACCTGGTAGACTCTGTCTGAGAGAGAAGCAAGGTTCTGTACAGCGTTGGCCTGGTCGTCCATGGCTCTCTTTATCTCTCTCATGCCTGTAGCCGTCTCTTCTATAACTTCCCTTATCTTCTCTATCTTCTCCACTATGTCGCTGACGCTTCTGACAGCGTTTTCTGTCTTCATGCTGGAGTTCTGGACAGATTCGGCAAGTTTGTGCATGCTGTCCTGTATCTCTTTAATGAGGGCTGCAATGCTCTTCGCAGATTCCTGAGTTTCATTTGCAAGCTTGCCAACTTCTCCGGCGACAACTGCGAATCCTCTGCCCTGCTCTCCAACTCTTGCTGCCTCTATGTTGGCGTTGAGTGCGAGCAATGAGGTCTGTTCTGCAATCTTTGTGATTATGTCCACTATTTCTCCAATCTGTTCTGCCTTCTTAACGAGTTCTTCGACTTCCTGCGTTACCAGCTGGTTGGCTTGAGCGAGGCTGTCCATGTTCCTTATAACGTTGTTTGAAGATTCTACACCCTCCATCGCTGCCTTTTCAGCTTCGGTTGCAATGTTGAGCACACTTTCAGCACTGCTTGCGGTCTCTTCCGTAATGCCTGAGATTTCTTCCATGAGCTTGTTCGCCTTTTCTATAAGGGAGGTTTGTTCTTCAGCTCCAGCTGAGATCTTCTGGGCCGATTCTGAGACGGACTTTGAGGCGGAGTTGATTTCTTCTATGCTTGCTGAGAGTTCTTCCGAAGCTGAGGATAGCTTGTTGACTGCCTCACTGAGATTCTCGATTATGCTTCTAAGTCCTGAACGCATGTCTTCGAATGCTTTGACGAGCCTGTCGAGGGCGTCGCCGTCTCTTGTCTCTATTGTGATCTCCTGGGTTAGATCTCCCTCTGCTGCAGCCTCGACTACTGGAAGCAAGGCGTTGACTACTCTTTCAACATACTCCTTCTCTTCTTTGATTTCTTTTTCTTTTTCTTTGAGGTCTGTTATATCTACAAGGAATCCAAGGGCTCCAATCAACTCGTTGTCAACGCGTATGGGTATTCCAGAAACGAGCAGGTATATTTTTCTTCCATCTTTTGTCTTTGCAGGCATCTCCTTTCCGATAATCTCTCTTCCAGTCTCGAGAACTTTCTCGGCTATAGTCTTGACACCGAGGACTTCAGATAACCTCTTTCCGATTATACTTTCCGCACTCTCGTAGCCAACAAAATCCTTTGCAAAAGCGTCGCTTGCGTATTTTATCACACCATTCGTATCAATGAAGTAAACGTAGCCCGGCCTCGGGAAGCCTTTGAACGTTTCGATGAGTTCTTTCTCCTTCCTCTTCTGCTCTGTGAGGTTTACAGTGTATTCAACAGCCCCGATTACCTCGCCATTCTCATCAAGGAGTGGGGTCGCCTTGTACATAATCGGTATCTCCCTGCCGTTGACTCTCGAAACGGTCTCTCCTTTCCTTGGTTCTTTATACATCATCGCCTGCTTGACTCTACATTCATCAGTACGGCAATGAGGCGTGTTAAAGAGCTGATAGCACTTCAGGCCGATGACGTCTTCCGGCTTCTTACCAGCAACTGCAGCAGCAGCCTCGTTTGCCATTTTAATTGTGAAATCTTTATCAACCCATATAACGGGCGTTCCGACTCCATTGAGGACATTCTGAATTTCTTCGCCCTTCTGCTTAAGTTCGTTGATCTTTTTCCTCAGATTTTCTCTCAATTTCAAACCAGCTTCAGTAAGCGTGTTCAGCTCTTTAACTGGGAACATTCTCTCTACGAATGACTGCCTGCTTACTTCAAGCTCAGCATCGAGGTTGCCTCCTGCCACGGCGGTCATGAACGTCGTAATGCTGCCTATACTGCGACCAACGCCCGTGATGAGCAACAACATTATGAAAAGAACTGCCAGCATTGCAATGAACATCAGCATGCTGAGACCTTTAGTAAAGGTCACTCTTTCCTGAGCATATTTAGCAACGGATTCATCCATGTTCTCATAGAAAGAGTGTATCCTTTCCACATTTTCATCGTTCGTTACGTAGTTATATGCATCGATGAACTTCTGATTTGGCATGCCGTTAACGGTCGGTGGCTCAGAAATCAAAACTTCGAGATTTCTCTCGTATACCCACCAATCACTCTTGTGGTCGTCAAGATTGCGTAAAACCTCGTCCGGAACAAATAGCGTGTTACCGCCAAGAATCGCATTGAAGTATTCTGCAACCATGTTTGGTGGTTTCGCCGATTCAAGCCTTGCGATGTTATCGTCGAACTTTGTCATCCACTCTCTTATGCTCTGTTTTGCGTTCTCGTCTCCATGGTAGAGTCTCACAGAATCAAAAGCCATCTGATGAATCGCAAGTGATTGTTCACCGACTATGCTCTCTACTACGAGGTGGTTGTGTTCTACTCCATCTATGTAAATGCAAAGACCCATATTCAGGAGAAATAGAAGCAGTATCAGCCCCATGCCGACTATTGCCCTCCCCCTCAGGCTCATCTCTTTCAGCGATAGCACCCCGTTACCCATAGCATCACCTCAGCTATAATTATTGTAATGACATGAGGTAGTATAAAAAGTTATCTCATAATTGTAATTAGCATAACTCAACCAGACAAACGATAAAAAGCAAACTGTTGAAGAACAGAAAAGTCAAAAATAGTCTAAAATAACAGAAAAAAGGAGAACATTCCGATATAAAGCAAGTATAGAAGAAAGCCGGTAGATTAGGAGGAGAGCTGGAGACTAACCACAAACAACACTTCAAAATTCTCCTACATCACAATACCAACCTAACTAAAACAGGGCAACATTTAAATTTCTGTACAATGCATGTACACCAAGGGCTCGTAGCTCAGCGGAAGAGCGCCGCCTTCGCGAGGCGGAGGCCGCGGGTTCAAATCCCGCCGAGTCCACTCGG
Protein-coding regions in this window:
- a CDS encoding TRAM domain-containing protein, which produces MEEFGRRPPVEVGDIRQVKIEALGSGGDGIARISGFVVFVPGTRVGDDVTVRVTKVLRKYAFAEVVE
- a CDS encoding methyl-accepting chemotaxis protein; protein product: MGNGVLSLKEMSLRGRAIVGMGLILLLFLLNMGLCIYIDGVEHNHLVVESIVGEQSLAIHQMAFDSVRLYHGDENAKQSIREWMTKFDDNIARLESAKPPNMVAEYFNAILGGNTLFVPDEVLRNLDDHKSDWWVYERNLEVLISEPPTVNGMPNQKFIDAYNYVTNDENVERIHSFYENMDESVAKYAQERVTFTKGLSMLMFIAMLAVLFIMLLLITGVGRSIGSITTFMTAVAGGNLDAELEVSRQSFVERMFPVKELNTLTEAGLKLRENLRKKINELKQKGEEIQNVLNGVGTPVIWVDKDFTIKMANEAAAAVAGKKPEDVIGLKCYQLFNTPHCRTDECRVKQAMMYKEPRKGETVSRVNGREIPIMYKATPLLDENGEVIGAVEYTVNLTEQKRKEKELIETFKGFPRPGYVYFIDTNGVIKYASDAFAKDFVGYESAESIIGKRLSEVLGVKTIAEKVLETGREIIGKEMPAKTKDGRKIYLLVSGIPIRVDNELIGALGFLVDITDLKEKEKEIKEEKEYVERVVNALLPVVEAAAEGDLTQEITIETRDGDALDRLVKAFEDMRSGLRSIIENLSEAVNKLSSASEELSASIEEINSASKSVSESAQKISAGAEEQTSLIEKANKLMEEISGITEETASSAESVLNIATEAEKAAMEGVESSNNVIRNMDSLAQANQLVTQEVEELVKKAEQIGEIVDIITKIAEQTSLLALNANIEAARVGEQGRGFAVVAGEVGKLANETQESAKSIAALIKEIQDSMHKLAESVQNSSMKTENAVRSVSDIVEKIEKIREVIEETATGMREIKRAMDDQANAVQNLASLSDRVYQVALENAREVENTAAAAEEQASSIDEITRAAEELARMAEGLLKIVQRFKVE
- a CDS encoding ATP-binding cassette domain-containing protein, which translates into the protein MAAISVQRLTKDFNGFRAVDSVSFDVFEGEIFGLLGPNGAGKTTTVKMLVTLLKPTSGRATVAGYDVVRQADEVRKRIGIVFQEPTLDLELTAKENLDFHGRLYGMSKEERRKRIKEVLELVELEDRANVQVKKFSGGMQRRLEIARGLMHEPEILFLDEPTLGLDAQTRRKIWEYIESLKRKGVTVVLTTHYIEEAERLCDRVAIIDSGKIIALGTPNELKRSIGGDMLTFEIEGSEKGVNFDIGIAENVIIQNGVVEMTVKNGEETIPVVIEHLQREGVRIKSVNLRRPTLEDVFINLTGRKMREDGEEWKFWLRMRRR
- a CDS encoding chemotaxis protein CheW produces the protein MAGIDKVVKFKLGNGYFAISVNDVKEVVKVQNITRIPNAPPHVEGIMDLRGEVCTIIDPKVLLNVDSSEVNEDKQRIIVLDVGKSVGIKVDEVISVDDVLPDQLEDATELGEYAKAIIKDRINDRVELILWLDVEKLVQGS
- a CDS encoding integrase: MNVVLKAGVAEPGKGARFRVSIFDGGFSPERLETASGKISEAIIDYDRYRDEFVHWMREEKKLKNWKEYAGKLDKLLKGKKINSPQKLYEIFKDEPKTSKVAIKDFMKFLIETGKRTKSQLIDFQAVIKIPKSGIRPASEAFTTTEKIIEALKEVKDEKKRLMIKLLAYSGLRLSEAVELLKNFNPKELTILPDLGIARYDLLAMYKRVGRSPNLYPQFPHSYLAISESSKSSSKSGS
- a CDS encoding ABC transporter permease, producing the protein MEVLAQDEEKMKDLQGVYVLWLRDMKRYVRARSRLFGSLGMPLFFLISFNLGFRRAQIPSLNISYTDFLAPGVVAMVVLFTSVFSGVSVVWDRQFGFLREIMVAPISRTAIALGRILGGATTAVVQGWIMLVVSLAIGFVPHFAGLLPATLFMMLTAIAFTGVGVAISTLMKDIHGFQIIINFFVFPVFLLSGAIFPVKELGNAAFLAMINPLSYGVDGIRWSLTGYTEMGPLHDLFALTAFSIAIVLLASFLFERTEV